In Paraburkholderia caribensis, a single window of DNA contains:
- a CDS encoding sensor histidine kinase, whose amino-acid sequence MLNKVRRATSVGSLVLRLLVSTVAVTAVLLLVLLAAASANTEFFDRYYGWLYAANVAVALIFMLIVAVLVVIIVTRLRKGKFGTRLLAKLAFFFALVGVVPGGIIYIVSYQFVSRSIESWFDVNVETALTSGLNLGRGMLDASLSDLQTKGRLMAEQLASADSAGTTLTLLRLRDQFGVQDATIVEPSRSMSGPTPEMHVVAQATGNYASLVPSDLPTPIMIEQARGRGFASIEGEVDGDPKARGAKGALRLRIVQRIPDANATQLQPTERFLQLTQPVSQSLARNADAVQRAYREYQEKALGRTGLRKMYIGTLTLALFLATFIAMMLALALGNQLARPLFLLAQGTKEVTEGDYTPKREIKSRDELGFLTQSFNAMTRQLSEARAAVEANRVALEHSKAYLESILANLTAGVFVFDRQFRLTTANRGAERIFRQPFASLFGSSLDRISVLSEFGAMVRKAFADLEAAGGGDQGDTGHWQQQMALQIPGETDPLTLLVRGARLVSAAGNESDDEETSGYVVVFDDISDVISAQRSIAWGEVARRLAHEIKNPLTPIQLSAERLQMKLTDKLSPSDADVLKRGATTIVNQVAAMKQMVDDFRDYARTPPAVLSNLQLNELVSEVLTLYGIEEGKSPIVVELADLPVIRGDATQLRQVIHNLLQNAQDAVADIGQPRVLLETRTVEYGDPDAEGKVSVAVRLTVSDNGPGFPARILTRAFEPYVTTKAKGTGLGLAMVKKIVDEHGARIDIRNRLKAGDVIEGAQISILFLQLADNKAAAPGSGPQAVHGSGGASQGKTKATVQTRAA is encoded by the coding sequence GTGCTGCTCGCAGCGGCGAGCGCGAATACCGAGTTCTTCGATCGCTACTACGGCTGGCTCTATGCGGCCAACGTCGCCGTCGCGCTGATCTTCATGTTGATCGTCGCGGTGCTCGTCGTCATCATCGTCACGCGATTACGCAAGGGCAAGTTCGGCACGAGACTGCTGGCGAAGCTCGCGTTCTTCTTCGCGCTCGTCGGCGTGGTGCCGGGCGGCATCATCTACATCGTGTCGTATCAGTTCGTGTCGCGCAGTATCGAGTCGTGGTTCGACGTGAATGTCGAAACGGCGTTGACCTCCGGGCTGAATCTCGGGCGCGGCATGCTCGACGCGTCGCTGTCCGATCTTCAAACCAAAGGCCGCCTGATGGCCGAGCAGCTCGCGAGCGCGGACTCCGCCGGCACGACGCTCACGCTGCTGCGTTTGCGCGATCAGTTCGGCGTGCAGGATGCGACGATCGTCGAGCCGTCGCGCAGTATGTCGGGCCCGACGCCGGAAATGCATGTGGTCGCGCAGGCGACCGGCAATTACGCGTCGCTGGTGCCCAGCGATCTGCCCACACCGATCATGATCGAGCAGGCGCGTGGCCGCGGCTTTGCATCGATCGAAGGCGAAGTGGATGGCGATCCGAAAGCACGCGGCGCCAAGGGCGCCTTGCGTCTGCGCATCGTGCAGCGCATCCCGGACGCCAACGCCACCCAGTTGCAGCCAACCGAGCGCTTCCTGCAACTTACGCAACCCGTGTCGCAATCATTGGCGCGCAACGCGGATGCCGTGCAGCGCGCGTATCGCGAGTATCAGGAGAAAGCGCTCGGGCGCACGGGCTTGCGCAAGATGTACATCGGCACGCTCACGCTCGCGCTGTTTCTCGCGACCTTCATCGCGATGATGCTTGCGCTCGCGCTCGGCAATCAGCTCGCGCGGCCATTGTTCCTGCTCGCGCAAGGCACGAAGGAAGTGACGGAAGGCGACTACACGCCGAAGCGCGAAATCAAGTCGCGCGACGAACTCGGCTTCCTCACGCAGTCGTTCAACGCGATGACGCGGCAGTTGTCGGAGGCGCGCGCGGCCGTCGAGGCGAACCGCGTTGCGCTCGAACATTCGAAGGCGTACCTCGAAAGCATTCTTGCGAATCTGACAGCGGGGGTGTTCGTGTTCGACCGCCAGTTCCGCCTGACGACGGCCAATCGCGGCGCGGAGCGTATCTTCCGTCAGCCGTTCGCGTCGCTGTTCGGTTCGTCGCTGGATCGCATCAGCGTGCTGAGCGAATTCGGCGCGATGGTGCGCAAGGCGTTCGCGGATCTCGAAGCGGCTGGCGGCGGCGATCAAGGTGACACAGGGCACTGGCAGCAGCAGATGGCGCTGCAGATTCCGGGCGAAACCGATCCGCTGACGCTGCTGGTGCGCGGCGCGCGGCTCGTGTCGGCGGCGGGCAACGAGAGCGACGATGAAGAGACGTCCGGGTACGTCGTCGTGTTCGACGATATTTCCGACGTGATCTCCGCGCAACGTTCGATCGCATGGGGCGAAGTCGCGCGGCGTCTTGCGCACGAGATCAAGAATCCGCTGACGCCGATCCAACTTTCGGCAGAACGCTTGCAGATGAAGCTTACTGACAAGCTCTCGCCATCGGATGCAGACGTATTGAAACGCGGTGCCACTACAATCGTGAATCAGGTCGCCGCGATGAAGCAGATGGTCGACGATTTCCGCGACTATGCGCGCACGCCGCCTGCCGTGCTTTCGAATCTGCAACTGAACGAACTGGTCAGCGAAGTGCTGACGTTGTACGGAATCGAAGAAGGCAAGAGCCCGATTGTCGTCGAATTGGCGGACTTGCCCGTTATACGCGGTGACGCGACGCAATTGCGTCAGGTGATCCATAACCTGCTGCAGAACGCGCAGGACGCTGTCGCCGATATCGGGCAACCGCGTGTGTTGCTCGAGACGAGGACAGTAGAATATGGCGATCCCGACGCAGAGGGCAAAGTGAGCGTCGCGGTGCGATTGACCGTGTCGGACAACGGTCCGGGCTTCCCCGCGCGCATCCTCACGCGTGCGTTCGAACCTTACGTGACGACCAAGGCCAAAGGAACAGGTCTTGGACTTGCCATGGTCAAGAAGATCGTCGATGAACACGGCGCACGAATCGACATTCGCAATCGCCTGAAAGCGGGCGATGTGATCGAAGGCGCGCAAATTTCGATCCTCTTCCTACAACTCGCAGACAACAAGGCTGCGGCGCCCGGAAGCGGGCCGCAGGCGGTGCACGGCAGTGGCGGTGCATCGCAGGGAAAGACAAAAGCAACAGTGCAGACAAGGGCAGCTTAA
- the esaR gene encoding response regulator transcription factor EsaR, protein MATILVVDDEMGIRELLSEILSDEGHVVEVAENAQEARDYRQRLAPDLVLLDIWMPDTDGVTLLKEWAAQALLTMPVIMMSGHATIDTAVEATKIGALNFLEKPIALQKLLKAVEQGLARGSAAPAAGGMAAKPAMATNASAVASAAALPIMSADSLSGGVLSAQTASISFDIPLRDARDAFERAYFEYHLARENGSMTRVAEKTGLERTHLYRKLKQLGVDLGKNKGE, encoded by the coding sequence ATGGCAACCATCCTGGTGGTAGATGATGAAATGGGCATCCGGGAATTGCTCTCGGAGATCCTGAGCGACGAAGGGCATGTCGTGGAGGTCGCGGAGAACGCGCAGGAGGCGCGCGACTACCGGCAACGCCTGGCACCCGATCTGGTGCTGCTCGACATCTGGATGCCCGATACCGATGGCGTGACGTTGCTCAAGGAGTGGGCCGCGCAAGCGCTACTCACGATGCCCGTCATCATGATGTCGGGTCACGCGACCATCGATACGGCGGTCGAAGCAACCAAGATCGGCGCGCTCAACTTTCTTGAAAAGCCGATCGCGCTGCAGAAGCTGCTGAAGGCCGTCGAGCAGGGACTCGCGCGCGGCAGCGCGGCGCCTGCGGCAGGCGGCATGGCAGCGAAGCCGGCGATGGCGACGAATGCGTCGGCGGTGGCATCGGCGGCTGCGCTGCCCATCATGTCGGCGGACAGCCTGAGCGGCGGCGTGCTGTCCGCGCAGACGGCATCGATTTCATTCGACATTCCGCTGCGCGATGCCCGCGATGCATTCGAGCGCGCGTACTTCGAGTATCACCTCGCGCGCGAGAACGGCAGCATGACGCGCGTCGCCGAAAAGACGGGGCTGGAGCGGACGCATTTGTATCGCAAGCTCAAGCAACTCGGCGTCGATCTCGGCAAGAACAAGGGCGAATAA
- the queC gene encoding 7-cyano-7-deazaguanine synthase QueC: MTRKDAKSSALVLFSGGQDSATCLAWALDRYETVETLGFDYGQRHRVELECREGFRSAVARTFPEWGGRLGDDHMIDLSVLGSISDTAMTREIEIHAASNGLPNTFVPGRNLMFMTIAAAIAYRRGLRVLVGGMCETDFSGYPDCRDDTMKALQVALNLGMDSRFVLETPLMWIDKADTWRLAHELGGEELVELIRVETHTCYLGERAELHAWGFGCGECPACRLRKRGYEAYLNGEQVTEPA, from the coding sequence GTGACCCGCAAAGACGCCAAGAGTAGCGCGCTCGTGCTGTTTTCCGGTGGCCAGGATTCGGCCACGTGTCTCGCCTGGGCGCTGGATCGATATGAAACGGTCGAAACCCTGGGTTTCGACTATGGCCAGCGGCATCGCGTCGAACTCGAATGCCGCGAAGGATTTCGCAGCGCCGTGGCGCGCACGTTCCCCGAGTGGGGCGGGCGGCTCGGCGACGATCACATGATCGATCTGTCAGTGCTCGGCTCGATCAGCGATACCGCGATGACGCGCGAGATCGAGATCCACGCAGCATCGAACGGTCTGCCGAATACATTCGTGCCCGGCCGCAATCTGATGTTCATGACGATCGCGGCGGCCATTGCGTATCGGCGCGGACTGCGTGTGCTGGTCGGCGGCATGTGCGAGACGGATTTTTCCGGCTACCCGGATTGCCGCGACGACACGATGAAAGCGCTGCAAGTCGCGCTGAACCTCGGCATGGACAGCCGCTTCGTGCTGGAGACGCCGCTGATGTGGATCGACAAGGCAGACACGTGGCGCCTCGCGCATGAGCTGGGCGGCGAGGAACTGGTCGAGCTGATTCGCGTCGAGACGCACACGTGTTATCTCGGCGAGCGGGCGGAACTGCATGCATGGGGCTTCGGTTGTGGCGAGTGCCCTGCGTGCCGTTTGCGCAAGCGCGGTTACGAGGCGTATCTGAACGGCGAACAGGTCACGGAACCCGCTTGA
- the queE gene encoding 7-carboxy-7-deazaguanine synthase encodes MTYAVKEIFYTLQGEGANAGRPAVFCRFAGCNLWSGREEDRADAVCQFCDTDFVGTDGENGGKFRTPEELAAKIASLWPEGEGQRFVVCTGGEPMLQIDQPLVDALHAQGFEIAIETNGSLPVLDTIDWICVSPKADAPLVQTKGNELKVVVPQENQRLADYAKLDFDYFLVQPMDGPSRDINTKLAIDWCKRHPQWRLSMQTHKYLNIP; translated from the coding sequence ATGACGTACGCGGTCAAGGAAATCTTCTATACGTTGCAGGGCGAGGGCGCGAACGCCGGACGTCCGGCCGTGTTTTGCCGGTTCGCCGGATGCAACCTGTGGTCGGGCCGCGAAGAAGATCGCGCCGACGCGGTTTGCCAGTTCTGCGATACCGACTTCGTCGGCACCGACGGCGAGAACGGCGGCAAATTCCGCACGCCCGAAGAACTCGCGGCGAAAATTGCTTCGTTGTGGCCCGAAGGCGAAGGCCAGCGCTTTGTCGTGTGCACGGGCGGCGAGCCGATGTTGCAGATCGACCAGCCGCTCGTCGATGCATTGCACGCACAAGGCTTTGAAATCGCGATCGAAACGAACGGTTCGTTGCCCGTGCTCGACACGATCGACTGGATCTGCGTGAGCCCGAAGGCCGATGCGCCGCTCGTGCAGACTAAAGGCAACGAACTGAAAGTGGTCGTGCCGCAAGAAAACCAGCGTCTCGCCGACTATGCGAAGCTCGACTTCGACTATTTCCTCGTCCAGCCGATGGACGGTCCGTCGCGCGATATCAACACGAAGCTCGCCATCGACTGGTGCAAGCGTCATCCGCAATGGCGGCTGTCGATGCAGACTCACAAGTACCTGAACATTCCCTGA
- the queD gene encoding 6-carboxytetrahydropterin synthase QueD, translating into MTITRKLEFDAGHRIPDHRSQCRNLHGHRYVLEITLQGDLVETEGAPDRGMVMDFADVKALANEHLVDKWDHAFLVYEGDTQVRGFLESMAGHKTIVLDRIPTVENLAAVAFDILANVYDAHYGVNLRLHKVRLYETPNCWADVVRD; encoded by the coding sequence CTGACGATTACACGAAAACTCGAATTCGACGCGGGCCACCGCATTCCCGATCACCGCAGCCAGTGCCGCAATCTGCACGGTCATCGCTACGTGCTCGAAATCACGCTGCAAGGCGACCTCGTCGAAACGGAAGGCGCGCCGGATCGCGGCATGGTGATGGATTTCGCCGACGTGAAAGCGCTCGCGAACGAGCACCTCGTCGACAAGTGGGATCACGCGTTTCTCGTCTATGAAGGCGATACGCAGGTGCGCGGCTTTCTCGAATCGATGGCCGGCCACAAGACGATCGTGCTCGACCGCATTCCGACCGTCGAAAACCTCGCGGCCGTTGCCTTCGACATTCTGGCGAACGTCTACGACGCGCACTACGGCGTCAATCTGCGTCTGCACAAAGTGCGTCTGTATGAGACGCCGAATTGCTGGGCCGACGTCGTTCGCGACTAA
- a CDS encoding HpcH/HpaI aldolase family protein, with translation MSTFTNPLKLRLKDPDPLFGLWLSLGSDSAAEALAHAGFDWLLIDMEHAPNDSVDVTGQLRAIAAAHLPTEPVVRLPAVEPWLVKRVLDAGARTLMFPNIETADEAAHAVRLTQYATADAPDGLRGVAGAVRAAAYGMRRDYLQNANAQIANIVQIESQHALANLEQIAATQGVDCLFVGPADLAASLGHLGDSKHPEVQDAMKHILDVAHRARVATGIFAMDVASARQYRSEGFRFIALAADVMWLLRTTRQALQEARS, from the coding sequence ATGAGCACCTTCACGAATCCCCTCAAGCTGCGTCTCAAGGACCCGGACCCGCTGTTCGGCCTGTGGCTGTCGCTGGGCAGCGATAGCGCGGCGGAAGCGCTCGCGCACGCCGGCTTCGACTGGCTGCTGATCGACATGGAGCATGCGCCCAACGACAGCGTCGACGTGACCGGACAGTTGCGCGCGATTGCTGCGGCGCATCTGCCGACCGAGCCCGTCGTGCGTCTGCCCGCCGTCGAGCCGTGGCTCGTCAAGCGCGTGCTCGATGCGGGCGCGCGCACGCTGATGTTTCCGAACATCGAGACGGCTGACGAAGCCGCCCACGCCGTTCGCCTGACGCAATACGCCACAGCCGACGCGCCGGACGGTCTGCGTGGCGTCGCAGGCGCCGTGCGTGCTGCCGCTTACGGCATGCGGCGCGACTATCTGCAGAATGCGAATGCGCAGATCGCAAATATCGTGCAGATCGAATCGCAACACGCGCTCGCAAATCTGGAGCAGATCGCGGCGACGCAGGGTGTCGATTGCCTGTTCGTCGGACCGGCGGATCTCGCGGCGAGCCTCGGTCATCTCGGCGATTCGAAACACCCTGAAGTCCAGGACGCGATGAAGCATATTCTGGACGTCGCGCATCGTGCGCGTGTTGCGACGGGCATCTTCGCGATGGACGTCGCGAGCGCGCGGCAATACCGGTCGGAAGGCTTTCGCTTCATCGCGCTGGCCGCCGACGTCATGTGGCTGTTGCGCACCACGCGACAGGCACTGCAGGAGGCACGGTCATGA
- a CDS encoding tetratricopeptide repeat protein, whose translation MASAAAHAQGKTPPASDMETQTAVADYNAGNFTSALAEFRKAAQRGSRLAEFNYAMMLLNGEGGPANVEEGKKWLRKAADANMSHAQYVYGKMYDDGEFVGRDPAEAHQWFLKAAQQGHIQAELALANQFLDGRGTARDNQQAFFWYKKAAEGGDMTAQYVTGSFYERGGDGVTQNLNVARAYYAAAAAQGDPAARLKYQQLSTQLRESHEAKPQ comes from the coding sequence ATGGCGAGCGCGGCGGCGCATGCGCAGGGCAAGACGCCGCCCGCCTCGGATATGGAAACGCAAACGGCCGTCGCCGATTACAACGCAGGCAATTTCACGTCCGCGCTCGCCGAGTTTCGCAAGGCCGCGCAGCGTGGCAGCCGCCTCGCCGAGTTCAACTACGCAATGATGCTGCTGAACGGCGAGGGCGGTCCTGCGAATGTCGAAGAAGGCAAGAAGTGGCTGCGCAAAGCCGCTGACGCGAACATGTCGCACGCGCAATACGTGTACGGCAAGATGTACGACGATGGCGAATTCGTCGGGCGCGATCCTGCCGAAGCGCATCAATGGTTTCTGAAGGCAGCGCAGCAAGGGCATATCCAGGCCGAACTGGCGCTGGCGAATCAGTTTCTCGACGGGCGCGGCACCGCGCGCGACAACCAGCAGGCGTTCTTCTGGTACAAAAAAGCGGCCGAGGGCGGCGACATGACCGCGCAGTACGTCACGGGTTCGTTCTACGAGCGCGGCGGCGATGGCGTCACGCAGAACCTGAACGTCGCGCGAGCCTATTACGCTGCGGCCGCCGCGCAGGGCGACCCCGCGGCGCGGCTCAAGTATCAGCAGCTCAGCACACAGTTACGCGAATCGCACGAAGCGAAGCCACAATGA